A genomic segment from Aspergillus chevalieri M1 DNA, chromosome 7, nearly complete sequence encodes:
- the YPT52 gene encoding Rab family GTPase (COG:U;~EggNog:ENOG410PG62;~InterPro:IPR005225,IPR001806,IPR027417;~PFAM:PF00009,PF04670,PF00025,PF08477,PF00071, PF01926;~go_function: GO:0003924 - GTPase activity [Evidence IEA];~go_function: GO:0005525 - GTP binding [Evidence IEA]), with protein MASRAAAGARPGARFAQFKLVLLGESAVGKSSLVLRFVKDQFDDYRESTIGAAFLTQTISLDENTTVKFEIWDTAGQERYKSLAPMYYRNANCAVVVYDITQASSLDKAKSWVKELQRQANENIVIALAGNKLDLVNESPDKRAISTADAEAYAREAGLLFFETSAKTSSNVQELFTAIAKKLPLDQAGPRNLRTAPRPGVDLRPEAPGTQGAGACNC; from the exons ATGGCTTccagagcagcagcaggagccCGCCCGGGCGCCAGATTCGCCCAGTTCAAGCTGGTCTTGCTTG GAGAATCTGCTGTCGGAAAG AGTTCGCTCGTTCTGAGATTCGTCAAA GATCAATTTGATGACTACCGAGAGTCGACGATTGGCGCCGCCTTCCTGACACAGACCATCTCGCTGGACGAAAACACGACAGTCAAGTTCGAAATTTGGGATACCGCCGGCCAAGAGAGATACAAGTCCCTGGCTCCCATGTACTATAGAAATGCCAACTGCGCCGTTGTGGTTTATGACATCACCCAAGCT TCTTCGTTGGATAAGGCCAAGTCGTGGGTGAAGGAACTGCAGCGCCAGGCAAATGAGAACATCGTGATTGCCCTCGCGGGTAACAAGCTCGACCTCGTCAACGAGAGCCCGGACAAAAGAGCGATTTCAACGGCCGATGCCGAGGCGTACGCGCGTGAAGCTGGATTGCTTTTCTTCGAAACGTCTGCAAAGACCTCTTCGAACGTGCAAGAGCTCTTCACCGCCATCGCAAAGAAGTTGCCGCTAGACCAGGCCGGACCACGGAATTTGCGAACCGCTCCCCGTCCCGGCGTTGACTTGCGGCCGGAGGCACCTGGCACCCAAGGCGCTGGAGCATGCAACTGTTAA
- the FCJ1 gene encoding MICOS complex subunit MIC60 (COG:M;~EggNog:ENOG410PFS9;~InterPro:IPR019133;~TransMembrane:1 (i91-111o)), with protein sequence MLRSSILQSRQLLSSPIRQRTASQWLSRAGASNRLSGQRFFADEKSPATGSPTPASPSSESTIPPENIAKAEEGSHVPPPPAPKTGRFRRFLLYLIFTSGIAYGGGIFLALKSDNFHDFFTEYVPYGEECVLYFEEQDFYRRFPNASKHQHRIQSTPKDAGRHVTIPSKSGLFSKVTEEGDAGADVSQKGPHMSALHDKPASAKADEKVATVGKAKSDKAAKEQKAKDEKKKPAAPIPTIELAQVQEGGEAIVQDLVKTFNDIVTVISADENAGKYSSSIAKAKEEVQKIGEKIVAVREEARKAAQDELTKVHATFDESARELIRRFEESRAADAAQYREEFEVERERLARAYQDKIQTELQRAQQIAEQRLQNELVEQAIELNRKYLHNIEDLVEKEREGRLSKLNELTTSVSDLEKLTTDWREVIDSNLKTQQLQVAVDAVRSVLERSEVPRPFIRELVAVKELATDDHVVEAAIASINPTAYQRGIPSTSQLIERFRRVASEVRKASLLPEDAGIASHAASVVLSKVMFKKDPVADSDDVESVLVRTENLLEEGNVDAAAREMNSLQGWAKILSKDWLADARRVLEVKQALEVIETEARLQCLRVE encoded by the exons ATGCTGCGCTCCTCGATTCTCCAGAGCCGGCAATTGCTGTCGTCACCCATTCGCCAGCGGACAGCGTCGCAATGGCTGTCTAGAGCTGGGGCTAGCAACCGGCTCTCCGGTCAG AGATTCTTCGCCGACGAAAAGTCCCCTGCCACCGGTTCCCCTACCCCCGCTTCTCCCTCATCCGAGTCGACCATCCCTCCAGAGAATATTGCCAAGGCAGAAGAAG GATCCCACGTTCCGCCTCCTCCGGCTCCTAAGACTGGACGTTTCCGTCGATTCCTGTTGTACTTGATTTTCACATCCGGAATCGCCTATGGTGGAGGTATCTTTTTGGCTTTGAAGTCAGACAACTTCCACGACTTTTTCACAGAGTACGTGCCTTACGGTGAGGAATGTGTTCTCTACTTTGAGGAGCAGGACTTCTACCGCCGATTCCCGAATGCCTCGAAGCATCAGCACCGGATTCAGTCTACACCAAAGGATGCAGGCAGGCATGTCACCATCCCGAGCAAGAGTGGCCTCTTCTCGAAGGTCACAGAGGAGGGGGATGCTGGAGCCGATGTTTCGCAAAAGGGCCCTCATATGAGTGCTCTCCATGACAAGCCTGCCAGCGCCAAGGCGGACGAGAAGGTTGCCACAGTCGGAAAGGCCAAGAGCGACAAAGCTGCTAAGGAGCAGAAGGCcaaggatgagaagaagaagcccgcCGCTCCGATCCCTACTATTGAGCTTGCGCAAGTGCAGGAAGGAGGTGAAGCTATTGTTCAAGACCTGGTCAAGACCTTCAACGACATTGTCACAGTCATTAGCGCCGACGAGAACGCCGGCAAGTACTCTTCTTCTATTGCGAAGGCTAAAGAGGAAGTCCAGAAGATTGGCGAGAAGATTGTTGCAGTCCGCGAAGAGGCCCGCAAGGCTGCCCAGGACGAACTCACAAAGGTGCACGCGACTTTCGATGAGTCTGCACGGGAGCTGATCCGCCGCTTCGAAGAATCTCGCGCCGCGGATGCTGCTCAGTACCGTGAAGAGTTCGAAGTAGAGCGGGAGAGGTTAGCCCGTGCCTATCAGGACAAGATCCAGACCGAATTGCAAAGAGCTCAGCAAATTGCGGAACAACGCCTGCAGAATGAACTCGTCGAGCAGGCTATTGAGCTCAACCGCAAGTACCTGCACAACATTGAGGATTTGGTTGAGAAGGAGCGCGAAGGACGTCTCAGCAAGCTGAACGAGCTGACCACCAGCGTTAGCGACCTTGAGAAGCTGACCACCGACTGGAGGGAGGTCATCGACTCAAACCTCAAGACCCAGCAGCTCCAGGTTGCTGTGGACGCGGTGCGCTCTGTTCTTGAGCGCTCCGAGGTTCCCCGGCCATTCATTCGTGAGCTTGTTGCCGTCAAGGAGCTGGCCACTGATGACCACGTTGTTGAGGCAGCCATTGCTTCCATCAACCCCACCGCCTACCAGCGCGGTATTCCCTCTACTTCCCAGCTGATTGAGCGGTTCCGCCGTGTTGCTTCCGAGGTCCGCAAGGCCAGCCTTCTGCCTGAGGATGCTGGTATCGCCAGCCACGCTGCCAGCGTTGTCTTGAGCAAGGTCATGTTCAAGAAAGACCCTGTGGCTGATAGCGATGACGTTGAGAGCGTCCTTGTGCGGACTGAGAACCTTTTGGAGGAGGGCAATGTTGATGCTGCCGCCCGTGAGATGAACTCTCTCCAGGGATGGGCAAAAATCTTGAGCAAGGATTGGCTGGCAGATGCGCGCCGGGTCCTTGAAGTGAAGCAAGCTCTAGAG GTTATTGAGACTGAGGCACGACTCCAGTGCCTGAGAGTGGAATAG
- a CDS encoding uncharacterized protein (COG:S;~EggNog:ENOG410PMG0;~InterPro:IPR038769;~TransMembrane:1 (o1143-1166i)), translated as MSQQSNDFHPPPSVVTNSDSSHASTPSRQPEAYGGAGRQKDTQMNEGRASGELEGSTLGSSSRDGERGGTRGQRRMGSSSFLLDSSFLHKSKSLRASQHQRPRRSEPDRKEKRKPPEAENNVSRKKSRLPWSRYRQSLEESLSETVDTGLRAVREDPQPSNAAREEEPHNEPDSTQGEANQGEANRGSIGLDQDSIDIVNLALNLNESRRRGNIGRSASHRVSGGAWTARQPPVHYTDSDVPAVVRAGLENRSRTQGRRSFTHSFADARPRPLDSYAQQSPVNEQLSVSNLLPDTVNDGSLPHEISESTLARVDKARRHFELFNEYLRLLPSLPPLRSHAAADSGHESTRVHNPLQTIRNRKVRYREKCPINVEREGWDDVATVHEWVNIVEQQYGHQSHQPNECLELPRLGQRTSRAPQGEHDDAELSAIISPSDSAGPGRRSSSAKARRPRFDWVVSSAELLADAAWVEDGLNKSKMTDKDGNSLYPDPMELLSSDTNFDSSSVQRASLSGKRVSLDVPSRTSFSDRGVSHDIQGVGRGRSRNRFQSPSSPIHSSSASAKAGKLERRSRSSSISMGAGFSERSGFSSALSTNVRSTQDPDSPLHRPEKGSTWASADEKRPSISSAASTDDRCRMSLDAMQGTASNSPMRPGPFPSIAVNLSPQTSRSPSPPSKKRLSRKIAARRERSKSKNRAREQYEDLPLDSQFLRKHPSPAYLDVTTPSGTDRSEQLETSALPDQVSSPHQDDRPMDDTQGQKGTGQHESKLRGIFKGKGKVTAKVGNEVSKMGNFILKKDHPAHSRQSSFATSAASDDADLETVNAGKSVNPKGFLRRFPTLSDDNGRFARKDPEKDAKAHVPPIPPFTSLPENGHDEQRETSDLEYARDTREVHKVDDIQAAQPGKFGTHVSVDPNENSGIGPPLRNVQEQSKKKQIKDPSVPFSMTRPPVTGLAQAEASAPPSAQSKRPTLSGTWTISDRSIPTLADLGVSEKREIERTRALLLSSGIKAREITRRAETVRDPPPEFLTNTMDNACAFPRVTRLREFDLAAQNLQRRFEKTQLQFQQSMDRFPNETVSPLKSRLSNLENLVSHSLTPRVQAVASDAEGLSIQLNTTSTLALKQLSDTLDKGVRKRRRRLRWVRRAGFVMLEWALVGMLWWVWLIVMAFKVLRSAFRGAISGVRWVLWL; from the coding sequence ATGTCGCAACAGTCAAATGACTTCCACCCACCCCCTTCTGTAGTCACAAATTCCGATTCGTCACACGCAAGCACTCCGTCGCGTCAACCTGAAGCTTATGGCGGGGCCGGTCGACAAAAAGACACGCAAATGAACGAGGGTCGAGCAAGCGGCGAGCTGGAAGGCAGCACCCTCGGGAGCAGCTCTCGCGATGGCGAGCGGGGAGGAACTCGGGGACAGCGGAGGATGGGCTCAAGTAGCTTCTTGTTAGATTCGTCTTTCTTACACAAGTCGAAGAGTCTGAGAGCTAGTCAGCATCAGCGTCCACGGCGCTCCGAACCCGATCGCAAAGAGAAGCGGAAGCCGCCAGAGGCCGAGAACAACGTTTCGAGAAAGAAATCGCGCCTTCCTTGGAGTCGCTATCGTCAATCATTAGAAGAGTCGCTGTCGGAGACTGTCGATACTGGTTTACGAGCTGTCCGTGAGGATCCTCAACCGTCGAATGCCGCGCGCGAAGAAGAACCGCATAATGAGCCAGATAGCACTCAGGGAGAAGCAAATCAGGGTGAGGCAAACCGGGGCTCCATAGGCCTCGACCAGGACTCTATTGATATTGTGAACCTGGCTTTGAACCTGAATGAGTCGAGGCGGAGAGGCAACATTGGTCGTTCAGCATCTCATCGGGTTTCTGGGGGAGCTTGGACAGCTAGACAGCCGCCTGTCCACTATACTGATAGTGATGTGCCGGCTGTTGTGAGAGCTGGTCTGGAGAATCGCAGTCGAACCCAAGGACGTCGTAGCTTCACTCATTCGTTTGCCGACGCTCGTCCTCGGCCTCTGGACTCATACGCGCAGCAATCCCCCGTCAATGAGCAGTTGTCCGTTTCCAACCTTCTACCCGATACAGTCAATGACGGCTCCCTGCCGCATGAAATCTCGGAGAGTACACTTGCTAGGGTTGACAAAGCACGCCGTCACTTTGAATTGTTCAACGAGTATCTACGCTTACTTCCGTCGCTCCCCCCTTTGAGAAGCCATGCCGCTGCGGACAGTGGCCATGAGTCAACTCGCGTGCACAATCCCCTTCAGACTATTCGCAATCGAAAGGTTAGATACCGTGAGAAGTGCCCAATCAATGTCGAGAGAGAGGGTTGGGATGATGTCGCAACGGTCCATGAGTGGGTCAACATAGTCGAGCAGCAATACGGCCATCAATCGCATCAACCCAACGAATGCTTGGAACTTCCGCGGCTAGGTCAAAGAACCTCTCGGGCCCCCCAAGGCGAACACGACGATGCGGAATTATCCGCTATCATATCTCCTTCTGATAGTGCGGGACCAGGAAGGCGCTCGAGTAGCGCCAAGGCGCGAAGGCCGAGATTCGATTGGGTTGTCTCATCAGCTGAGCTACTGGCCGACGCCGCATGGGTCGAAGATGGGTTGAACAAGAGTAAAATGACTGACAAAGACGGAAACAGCCTCTACCCAGATCCAATGGAGCTGCTTTCCTCAGATACCAATTTCGATTCTTCTAGCGTCCAGCGTGCGTCACTGTCAGGAAAGAGAGTATCCTTGGATGTTCCTTCTCGAACATCATTTTCAGATCGGGGCGTGTCCCACGATATACAGGGTGTTGGTCGCGGGAGATCGCGGAATAGATTCCAAAGTCCATCTAGTCCCATTCACAGCAGCAGTGCCTCGGCGAAGGCCGGAAAACTTGAGCGGCGGTCCCGCAGTTCCAGCATTTCCATGGGCGCTGGATTTTCTGAAAGATCGGGATTCTCCAGTGCTTTGTCCACGAATGTTAGGTCGACGCAGGACCCCGACTCGCCGCTGCATCGACCGGAGAAGGGCTCTACATGGGCAAGCGCAGATGAGAAACGACCTTCCATATCATCAGCAGCGAGCACGGATGATCGATGTCGAATGTCCCTAGACGCCATGCAGGGCACTGCCTCTAATTCTCCTATGCGTCCTGGTCCCTTTCCCAGCATCGCAGTTAATCTTTCTCCTCAAACGAGCCGTTCGCCCTCGCCGCCATCCAAGAAGCGGTTGTCTCGGAAGATCGCTGCTCGTCGCGAGCGGAGTAAGAGCAAGAACCGTGCTAGGGAACAGTATGAGGATCTTCCTTTAGATTCCCAGTTTTTGCGCAAGCACCCATCACCCGCCTATCTGGATGTTACAACTCCTTCGGGCACCGATCGCTCTGAACAGCTTGAGACAAGCGCTCTCCCAGACCAGGTCTCCTCACCTCACCAGGATGATCGACCAATGGATGATACGCAAGGGCAGAAGGGAACCGGTCAACACGAGTCTAAACTTCGCGGCATATTCAAAGGAAAGGGAAAGGTTACGGCAAAGGTTGGCAACGAAGTCTCAAAAATGGGCAACTTTATCTTGAAAAAAGATCATCCGGCACACTCTCGTCAGTCGTCATTCGCAACCAGTGCAGCATCCGATGATGCCGATCTTGAAACAGTGAATGCCGGCAAGAGTGTCAATCCGAAGGGCTTCTTACGCCGTTTCCCAACCCTGTCTGACGACAATGGCCGATTTGCTCGCAAAGATCCGGAGAAAGATGCCAAAGCTCATGTGCCTCCTATACCGCCTTTCACATCACTTCCGGAGAATGGCCACGATGAACAGCGAGAAACATCTGATCTTGAATATGCTCGTGATACGAGGGAAGTGCACAAGGTCGATGACATTCAAGCTGCTCAACCAGGCAAGTTTGGCACCCACGTTTCCGTGGATCCCAACGAGAACTCTGGCATTGGACCTCCATTGCGCAACGTCCAGGAACAGAGTAAGAAAAAGCAAATCAAGGATCCTTCTGTTCCTTTTAGTATGACCCGGCCACCCGTCACTGGTCTTGCGCAGGCAGAGGCATCTGCGCCACCATCTGCTCAGAGCAAACGTCCAACCTTATCGGGTACCTGGACGATTTCAGACCGCAGCATTCCTACCTTGGCCGATCTTGGTGTATCCGAGAAGCGGGAAATTGAACGCACACGAGCTCTTCTCTTGTCTTCGGGGATCAAAGCACGAGAGATCACACGCCGTGCAGAAACTGTTCGCGATCCTCCGCCCGAATTCCTCACAAATACGATGGATAACGCTTGTGCTTTTCCACGGGTGACTCGACTACGGGAATTCGACCTTGCGGCTCAGAACCTACAGCGAAGATTTGAAAAGACACAGCTCCAATTTCAACAATCGATGGACCGCTTTCCAAATGAGACTGTGTCGCCTCTAAAATCGCGATTGAGCAACCTGGAAAATCTGGTTAGCCATTCGCTCACGCCTCGGGTTCAGGCAGTGGCATCCGACGCCGAAGGCTTGAGCATTCAGTTGAATACCACGAGCACGCTGGCTCTGAAGCAGCTAAGTGATACACTGGACAAGGGCGTCAGAAAGCGTCGCCGGCGGTTACGCTGGGTGAGACGTGCTGGCTTTGTGATGCTCGAATGGGCTCTCGTGGGCATGCTCTGGTGGGTGTGGTTGATTGTCATGGCCTTCAAGGTGCTTCGGAGTGCTTTCCGCGGTGCTATCTCAGGGGTCCGATGGGTCCTATGGCTATGA
- a CDS encoding uncharacterized protein (COG:S;~EggNog:ENOG410PZ3A) produces the protein MSFLDLFDFYASQHDGSDPVPVNEVPATPLRKDLSKGTLEDGSHSDSVTRRRRHAVYMERPPVWLLSPDPPFNDQDLSGGYDDILCGRCGNSMKQSPGKCSAGVCPRDFVQDTDTRGVAGEETTDEQEVSKRELLCDIAAAVAEAQATEADSNSEPETPLLSPFSEPTKRQCDYFFAANDQSDFPNSSEENLPNCLQSPLRQSKAGLCTRLHSYRDMRLEVGEKWAIQEGSLVVCVDPSYTQFIRQEKLPDEFDITSGDFYIVCSLYADLWALCLKLSFEQLADDNKDETLAECSTHLGFLPLCAVTLAANFSSFIRRCQTVNGTPRYPGNGLPVMPPERSHSLNASKQFFQGDRLHIGLPSTVYDTYNTLSLEAIDTDFIPLDSTLQQLFSSIGGRRDRVQKLGKRMSHWKLWRGKSSESGLPDDAPRERQFSFRDYSGSRSSGSHRWSSFSSTASQGRKWFSPRAPFNGHRRGIRDLMRGHDRFRHTRGDSTASDPLGYYS, from the exons ATGTCTTTTCTAGACTTGTTCGATTTCTACGCTTCCCAACACGATGGTTCAGACCCAGTGCCCGTCAATGAAGTTCCTGCGACCCCGCTCCGCAAAGATCTTTCAAAAGGGACCCTGGAAGATGGATCACATTCTGACTCTGTGACCAGAAGGCGTCGACATGCCGTGTACATGGAACGACCTCCAGTTTGGCTCCTAAGCCCGGATCCACCTTTCAACGACCAGGACTTATCTGGTGGATACGATGATATCCTGTGTGGACGCTGCGGAAATTCAATGAAGCAGAGCCCCGGGAAATGCTCTGCTGGCGTGTGTCCAAGGGATTTTGTGCAGGATACCGATACCCGGGGTGTCGCTGGTGAGGAGACGACGGACGAGCAAGAAGTCTCTAAACGGGAGTTGCTTTGTGACATAGCAGCCGCCGTGGCGGAAGCTCAAGCGACTGAAGCTGATTCGAATTCAGAGCCGGAAACGCCATTGCTT AGCCCTTTTAGTGAGCCTACGAAGAGACAATGCGATTACTTCTTTGCGGCAAACGATCAGTCAGATTTCCCAAACTCGTCCGAGGAAAATCTACCGAATTGTCTACAAAGTCCCCTCCGGCAGAGCAAGGCTGGCCTTTGTACTCGTCTGCATTCGTACAGGGACATGCGCTTGGAAGTTGGTGAGAAATGGGCTATACAAGAAGGATCGCTGGTTGTTTGCGTCGATCCGTCATACACTCAGTTTATTCGTCAAGAGAAGCTTCCAGACGAGTTTGACATCACTTCTGGCGACTTCTATATCGTTTGCAGTCTATATGCGGATCTGTGGGCCCTCTGCCTCAAACTGTCTTTTGAACAGCTGGCAGACGATAACAAAGACGAGACTTTGGCAGAGTGCTCTACACATCTTGGCTTTCTTCCACTCTGCGCAGTGACGCTGGCAGCCAACTTTAGCTCGTTCATCCGAAGATGTCAAACTGTGAACGGAACACCGAGATACCCCGGTAACGGGCTTCCTGTTATGCCACCAGAGCGCTCACATAGTCTGAATGCGAGCAAACAGTTCTTCCAAGGAGATCGACTTCATATCGGTCTGCCTAGTACAGTTTACGACACTTATAATACGTTGTCTTTAGAAGCTATTGACACGGACTTTATACCTCTGGACTCCACGCTACAGCAATTATTTTCTTCCATCGGGGGTCGGCGAGATCGTGTGCAAAAACTTGGGAAACGTATGTCACATTGGAAGCTCTGGCGCGGAAAGTCTTCGGAGTCAGGACTACCAGATGATGCCCCAAGGGAAAGACAGTTTTCATTCAGGGATTATTCCGGCTCGCGGAGTTCCGGGTCGCACCGATGGAGTTCTTTTTCATCTACTGCAAGTCAAGGAAGGAAATGGTTCTCGCCTCGTGCCCCATTCAATGGACATCGCCGAGGCATCCGGGATCTGATGAGAGGACATGATAGGTTCCGACATACACGAGGGGACTCCACTGCATCTGATCCTTTAGGCTATTATTCGTAG
- a CDS encoding putative 2-hydroxychromene-2-carboxylate isomerase (COG:O;~EggNog:ENOG410PPBF;~InterPro:IPR036249,IPR014440,IPR001853;~PFAM:PF01323;~go_function: GO:0016491 - oxidoreductase activity [Evidence IEA]), whose protein sequence is MTSKITLYFDIVSPFAYIAFHALQNSPAFRNCTVSYVPIFLGGLMHSCGNTPPIRIKNKDIWINQERIRWSRYFRVPMIDHFPNDFPPLTLGVQRALCAISQRYPEKLVPAVASVYYAFWADGNSKVIQPEIFGPILEKVLGKEKTHEIIKDSTTSDIKSLLNENTDRAFRSGAFGLPWFECTNPQGEMEGFWGIDHLGQVADFCELERKFEPGFRALL, encoded by the exons ATGACTTCCAAAATCACGCTCTATTTTGACATTGTCAGCCCCTTTGCGTACATCGCTTTCCACGCGCTGCAA AACTCCCCAGCCTTCCGCAATTGCACCGTCTCCTATGTTCCCATCTTCCTGGGTGGTTTGATGCATTCTTGTGGCAATACGCCACCTATTAGGATCAAAA ACAAGGACATCTGGATCAACCAAGAACGAATCCGATGGTCTCGTTACTTCAGAGTCCCCATGATCGACCATTTCCCCAATGATTTCCCGCCATTGACGCTGGGTGTGCAGCGCGCTCTTTGCGCCATCTCCCAGCGATACCCGGAAAAGCTCGTTCCTGCGGTCGCGAGTGTGTACTATGCGTTCTGGGCGGATGGGAACTCCAAGGTTATACAACCGGAGATATTTGGCCCAATTCTGGAGAAGGTGTTAGGGAAGGAGAAGACGCATGAGATTATCAAGGAT TCCACCACATCAGACATCAAGAGCCTATTGAACGAAAATACCGATCGCGCGTTCAGGTCCGGTGCCTTCGGCCTTCCCTGGTTTGAATGCACTAATCCCCAGGGCGAGATGGAAGGATTCTGGGGAATTGACCATTTGGGCCAGGTGGCCGACTTTTGTGAATTGGAGCGCAAATTCGAGCCGGGATTTCGCGCACTATTGTAA
- a CDS encoding uncharacterized protein (COG:H;~EggNog:ENOG410PFU1;~InterPro:IPR027417,IPR003495;~PFAM:PF02492) has product MAPIPVTIVTGFLGSGKTTLLLNLIPQLPQSYRLALLKNEYGDVAIDSQLASTQSISGVRELLNGCICCNLVGQLGDALNQLRETVQPDRIVIETSGSAFPATLAMEVNRLSREEEKEGEGFVLDGVISVIDVENWEGYEDTSYTAKLQARYTDLIIFNKWEGVSERRFDTCLDRVGDLEVETPYVKSDRGRVDKDVLLGIDGAMFAKENADVVLGQAHHDDHEHGHEHKHNHQSEVEVLSVTLKSDQTVNVASLEQLLSSAPKEEVYRIKGILRCSTSAPPVESSEKLNEPRPMPQSDSPPSQYYILNWAFGRWTFTPSAMVAESADPGMAARLTFILARYESGKWKKRLEAGGLVQADEGAELSVERLV; this is encoded by the coding sequence ATGGCCCCCATCCCCGTAACAATAGTAACGGGTTTCCTGGGCTCCGGTAAAACAACCCTCCTCTTAAACCTCATCCCGCAACTCCCGCAATCCTACCGCCTCGCCCTCCTCAAAAATGAATACGGCGACGTCGCCATTGACTCCCAACTCGCCTCAACGCAATCCATCTCCGGCGTCCGCGAACTCCTCAACGGCTGCATCTGTTGCAACCTCGTCGGGCAGCTCGGCGATGCGCTGAACCAGCTCCGCGAAACCGTGCAGCCAGATCGGATCGTCATCGAGACGTCGGGTAGTGCTTTCCCTGCGACGCTGGCGATGGAGGTTAATCGGTTATCGcgcgaggaggagaaggagggcgaAGGGTTTGTGCTGGATGGGGTGATTAGTGTGATTGATGTGGAGAATTGGGAGGGGTATGAGGATACGAGTTACACGGCGAAGTTGCAGGCGAGGTATACGGATTTGATTATTTTTAATAAGTGGGAGGGGGTTTCGGAGAGGAGGTTTGATACGTGTCTGGATCGCGTGGGGGATTTGGAGGTTGAGACGCCGTACGTCAAGTCTGATCGGGGGAGGGTGGATAAGGATGTGTTGCTGGGGATTGACGGGGCGATGTTTGCGAAAGAGAATGCGGATGTGGTTTTGGGCCAAGCACATCATGACGACCACGAGCACGGCCACGAGCATAAGCACAATCATCAGTCCGAGGTCGAGGTGCTCTCCGTTACCCTGAAATCAGACCAGACCGTCAACGTTGCCTCGCTCGAGCAACTCCTCTCGTCCGCACCGAAAGAAGAAGTCTACCGCATCAAGGGCATCCTTCGCTGTTCCACCAGCGCTCCGCCAGTGGAATCATCCGAAAAGCTCAACGAGCCGAGACCGATGCCCCAGTCAGACTCCCCCCCTTCTCAGTATTACATCCTCAACTGGGCATTTGGGCGCTGGACATTCACGCCATCTGCTATGGTTGCGGAATCCGCAGACCCGGGCATGGCAGCTCGTTTGACGTTCATTCTTGCGCGGTACGAATCTGGGAAGTGGAAGAAGAGGTTGGAGGCTGGTGGGCTTGTGCAGGCGGATGAAGGGGCTGAGTTGTCGGTGGAGCGACTTGTTTAG